In Bradyrhizobium sp. WD16, the genomic stretch CCATGGTGCTGTCCACCGGGCGGGTGCTCGAGCACTGGCACACCGGCTCCATGACCCGCCGCGCCGGCGTGCTCGACCAGATCGAGCCCGAGGCGGTCGCCTTCATGGCGCCGAAAGACATGCGGCGGATGGGGCTCAAGCCCGGCGACTTCGCCCGGCTGATGACGCGGCGCGGGGCGGTGGAGATCAAGATCCGCGCCGACCGCGACGTGCCCGAGAACATGGTGTTCATGCCGTTCTGCTACGCCGAGGCGGCGGCCAATCTCCTGACCAACCCGGCGCTCGATCCCTTCGGCAAGATCCCGGAATTCAAGTTCTGCGCGGTCCGGGCCGAGCCGGTCGAACTGCACTCGGCGGCGGAGTGACGCGGCGCTAGTGTGGCGTCTCGCAATTGCCTATGCCTTTGCGGCAAGCCTCTCATAGGCAATTGCGAGACATAAGCCACACTAGCTTTTTGATTTTGCTAGTGTCCCGATGTCTCCGAATGACCGTGCGAGGGTGAGGCAAACGAAGCGGTAATTCGGAGACGGGACACTAGTGCGGTGGATCTGACGCTCGTATCCGTATTGCAGCGAGTTCTTCGTACGAGCGTCAGATCCAAAACCGCACTAGCTTTTTGATTTTGCTAGTGTCCCGATGTCTCCGAATGACCGTGCGAGGGTGAGGCAAACGAAGCGGTAATTCGGAGACGGAACACTAGTGCGGTGGATCTGACGCTCGTATCCGTATTGCAGCGAGTTCTTCGTACGAGCGTCAGATCCAAAACCGCACTAGCTTTTTGATTTTGCTAGTGTCCCTTTGGTTCTAACGTTCGTAGAAGTGCTCGCCGCAAGGGAAGACGAACGTTAGAACCGGGACGCTAGACGTTGCCAGCGGCGGGGCCGGGCGGGTAAATTAATCGTCCCTCCATATCCAGCCCTTGGTGCCGGCGGGCGGCCGGTGCGCGTCCGGGCAGTCGGGGTGCGGCGAGGGACGTCTGCTCAATTCCACCCGCCCCCTTCTGTCGGGATGCCGGTCTGCGGTAAACTCCCTTCCCGGGCGGAGGGAATGGGATGCCCGCCTGCAAACTGGAGTTGATACCGCACGATGCCCGGCGCGCTTGATGCATGGCACCTGATCGTGAGTGGCGACGCGACGCTGTTCGCGATCGTACGGCTGTCGTTGCTGGTCAGCCTGTCGGCGGTGATGCTCGCCGCCATGGTCGGATTGCCGTTCGGTGCGTTTCTCGCCCTGGTGCGGTTTCCGGGACGTGATGTCGTCGTCGTGGCGCTGAATGCCTTCATGGGACTGCCGCCGGTGGTGGTCGGGCTCGCCCTCTACCTTCTGCTGTCGCGCTCGGGACCGCTTGGACATTTCGGCCTGCTGTTCACGCCCACGGCCATGATCTTCGCTCAGGCTGCGCTGATCCTGCCGATCATTGCCGCTTTGACGCGGCAGACGGTTGAGGATATGTGGAGCGAATATCGCGATGAACTGACGGCCATGGATGTCGGCCCGCTCGACCGTGTGACGACACTGCTGTGGGACGCCCGCATCAGCCTGGTCACTGCGCTGCTCGCCGGGTTCGGCCGGGCCGCCGCCGAGGTAGGCGCGGTGATGATCGTCGGCGGTAATATCGACGGCTTCACCCGCACCATGACCACGGCGATCGCGCTCGAGACTTCCAAGGGCGACCTCGCGCTGGCCATGGGGCTCGGCCTGATCCTGGTCGTGCTCGTGCTCGCCATCAATGCCGCTGCCTGGGGCGTGCGCGCCGTGGCCGAGCGGCAGGCGATATGATGCGTGCGCCGCTCAGCGAATTGCCGGTGGTTCTGGAGCACGTCACGCTTGACGCAGGCCCGGCGCGGCTGCTCGACGATGTCGATCTGACGATCGCACCCGGTCCGCCGACCGTGATCGTCGGCCCGAACGGCGCCGGCAAGTCGTCTCTGCTGCGTGTCCTGATGGGGCTCGCTGCGCCGACCTCGGGCCGCATCACCTGGGGTGGCCGCGAGGGCTCGGGCTTCAAGCGCCGCGCGCTGCTATTCCAGCGGCCGGTGATGCTGCGCCGCTCGGCCGCAGGCAACATCGTCTATGCGCTGCGTCAGTCCGGCGCCAGCCGGCGCGAGGTGCCGGCGCGGCTGGCGGTGCTGCTGGCGCAGGTCGGCCTGACCGAGCTGGGCGAGCGGCCGGCGCGGCGGCTGTCCGGCGGCGAGCAGCAACGCCTGGCGCTTGCCCGTGCCTTCGCCCGCGATCCGGAACTCCTGCTGCTCGACGAGCCGACCGCGAGCCTCGACCCCGCTGCGACCAAAGCAGTCGAGGAAATCGTCCGCGCGGCATCGGGGGCCGGCATCAAGGTGGTGATGGCCTCGCATGACCTCGGCCAGGTTCGCCGCCTCGCCGGCGAGGTGGTCTTCATGCTGCGCGGAAGCGTCCGGGCGCGCGCCGCCACAGATGCGTTTTTCGATCGCCCCCCGAACGCCGAAGCCGCCGCCTTCCTGCGCGGCGAGATCGTCATCTGACCTCAGAGAAGGAGTTTCCCATGTCGTCACGCAGGTCCTCGGCCCCAATTGCCGCGCTGCTCGCCTTGCTCGTCTTCGGCGCTGGCAGCATTGCACCAAGCTGCGCCGAAGATCGCTCCATCGTGGTGGCGTCCACCACGTCGACCCAGGATTCGGGGCTGTTCGGTCACATCCTGCCGCTGTTCAAGGCCAAGACCGGCATCGAGGTGAAGGTGATCGCGCAGGGCACCGGCCAGGCGCTGGACACCGCACGGCGCGGCGACGCCGATGTGGTCTTCGTGCATGCGCGGCCGCTGGAGGAAAAATTCCTCGCCGACGGCTTCGGCGTCAAACGTTACGACGTGATGTACAACGACTTCGTCCTGATCGGGCCGAAGGGCGATCCGGCCGGCGTCAAGGGGTCGAAGGACATCGTCTCCGCGCTGACCGCTATTCGTGACAAGGGCGCGCCGTTCGTCTCGCGCGGCGACCGTTCCGGCACGCATACCGCAGAGCTTGCGCTGTGGAAGCAGGCGGGGATCGATCCGTCGGCCGGCAAGGGCAGCTGGTACCGTGACATCGGCCAGGGCATGGGCGCGGCGCTCAACATGGCGAGCGCCAGCAATGCCTATCTGCTGTCCGACCGCGGCACCTGGATCTCGTTCAAGAACCGCGGCGATCTCGATGTCTTGGTCGAGGGCGACAAGCGGCTGTTCAATCAATACGGCGTCATGCTGGTCAACCCCGGAAAATTCCCGAATGTGAAGGTGAAGGAGGGCCAGGCCTTCGTCGACTGGCTGATCTCGCCCGAAGGCCAGGCGGCGATCGCCGGCTACCGCATCGACGGCCAGCAGCTCTTCTTCCCGGATGCCGACAAGAACCGGTCGTGAGGGCGCCCGGCGCCACGGTTGCGGATTGGTGACCCGATCGGTCACAGTCGGACCATGACACAGCTCCGGCCAGCATTCCTGACGCCGATCGACGACGTGCTGGCACGGCTTCGTGCCGGATGCGGGCCCGTCGTGCCGGTGGCGCTGCCGCTCGACGAGAGTTTTGGCTGCGTGGCCGCGGCGATGGCGCCCTTGCCTTGCGCGCTGCCGGCGCGAGCCGTGGCGATGATCGACGGCTGGGCATTGACCGCCGCCGATCTCACCGGCGCGTCAGCATACACGCCGGTGCCGCTGCCCAGCGCGCCGGCCTTCGTCGCGGTCGGCGGCAGCCTGCCGGCAGGCTGCGACTGCGTGCTCGAGGACAGTGCGGTCGAGCGTGTTGGCCCCGTCTTTCAGGCGCTCGGCGAAGCGATCCCGGGCCAGGGCGTGCGTCGGGCCGGCGAGGACGCTCCGGCCGGTCAGACGCTGATCCAGCAGGGCCGTGCGGTCACCCTCGTTGACCTCTTCGTTGCTCGCCAGGCCGGGCTGGCCGACCTCAGCGTCCGCCGTCCGCGTCTGGCTCTGATCGACGTTCCGGCGTCGGACGGATCGACTGCGACCGCCGATTTGCTCGTGGCGCTTGCCCGAGCCGCCGGCGCGCAGGTGCTGCGCAGCCGCGCCGGTGGTCGTGACGTGGCGGCCGTGATGGCGGCGCTGGCAGCGGTCGAGGCCGACGTCGTTCTCACTGTCGGCGGGACCGGTGCCGGGCCCGGCGATGCCACGGTCGCAGCGCTCGCCGCCGCGGGGGCCCTGCCGGTTCATGGCATGGCGTTGCAGCCGGGGCGCAGTGCCGCCGCGGCGCTGCACGGCCGGGTTCCGGTTGTCGCCTGTCCGGGGGCCGGCGCTGCGGCATTGGCAGCGTGGTGGACACTGGCCGAACCGATCCTGGACTGGCTGGCGGGGCGTGGTCATCGTCGGAGGGTGGTGCGGCCGCTGGTGCGCAAGATCGCTTCGCAGATCGGCTTGACCGAGGTGGTGCTGCTGCGCGACACCAGCGAGGGCTGGCTGCCGCTTGCCGTCGGCGACCTGCCGGTCGCCGCGCTGGCTGCGGCGGATGCCTGGGTCGCGGTGGCGCCGGGCAGCGAAGGCCATGCGGCCGGCGAGGCGCTCGCGGCCTCGCCGCTACGCGCTGGATGATGATGACAATGGCAGATCAGTCGACCAAAGCCGTGCCGGAGCGTGCCAAAGGCGACCAGACCCAGTTTCTCGACGTGCTGTCGCGCGAAGAGGCGATGGCACGGTTCGCGTCGGCGCTGTTTCCGCGGCCGCTGCCGGCGGTCGAGTGCGATCTCGCCGCAGCGCTGGGTCTCGTGTTGGCGCACGACGTGGTGGCGCCGATCGACGTGCCTCCGTTCGATCGCGCCAATGTCGACGGTTTCGCCGTCCGCGCCGCCGACACCGCCGCCGCCAGCGAGACCGCTCCGGTGCACCTCGATCTGACCGGCGAGGTGATTGCCTGCGGTGTCGCGCCGCGGCGGACCATCGGGCGAGGCGAGGCCAGCGTCATCGCGACTGGCGGGCCGCTGCCGCGCGGTGCCGATGCGGTGGTCATGGTCGAGCATACCCAGCCGGCCGGCGTGCGGATCGCGTTGCGGCGACCGGCGTTGCCCGGCCAGTTCGTCTCCTATGCCGGTTCCGACATTGCTCGCCGCGAGGTGCTGCTGCGCGCCGGCACGCTCATCGGCTCGCGCGAGATTGGCATGCTCGCCGCTTGCGGCCTGGCGCGCGTGCTCGTGATCCGCAAGCCGAAGGTCGCGGTGATCTCCACCGGCGACGAATTGGTGCAGCCCGGGGCGGAACTGCAGCCGGCGGCGATTTACGATTCGAACGGCGCGATCGTCACCGCGGCGGTCGCCGAGAACGGCGGCGAGCCGGTTTTCCTCGGAGCCTTTCCCGACCAGGAGGACAAGCTCGCCGAGGTGCTCGCCGGCGCGGTCGAAACCTACGACATGGTGATCCTGTCCGGCGGCACCTCGAAGGGCGAGGGGGATGTGTCCCATCGCATCATCGCCCGGCTCGGGCCGCCGGGCATCGTCGCCCACGGCATCGCGCTCAAACCGGGCAAGCCGTTGTGCCTCGCAGTCTGCAGCGGAAAGCCTGTGGTGGTGCTGCCGGGCTTCCCGACCTCGGCGATGTTCACCTTCCACGACATGATCGTGCCGGTGCTGCGCCGGTTGGCCGGACTGCCGCCCCGCGCCGAGACGAAAGTCATGGCGACGCTGCCGCTGCGCGTCTCATCCGAACTCGGCCGCACCGAATTCGTCATGGTGTCGCTGGTCGCGGGCGTCGATGGTCTGATCGCCTATCCGACCGGAAAGGGCTCCGGCGCCATCACCTCCTTCGCCCAGGCCGACGGCTTTCTGCGGGTCGATGCGCTTGCGGATCACCTGCCCGCCGGAAGCAGTATCGAAGTGACGCTGTTCACGCCTCACGCCCGCGTGCCCGATCTCGTCATCATCGGCAGCCACTGCACCGGGCTCGATCTCGTCACCTCCCCGCTCGCTCGCGCCGGGCTCAACGTGCGCAGCATTGCTGTCGGCAGTCTTGGCGGATTAGCGGCCGCGCGCCGCGGCGAATGCGACTTCGCGCCGATCCATCTCTTTGACGCGGCGAGCGAAACCTACAACACGCCCTATCTCAGCGAGGGCCTGGAATTGGTGCCGGGCTGGCGGCGCATGCAGGGCTTCGTCTTTCGCATCGACGATGATCGCTTCAAGGGCCTGAGCGCCGCCGACGCGGTGCAGGCGGCGCTCGCTGACGGAGCCTGTCTGATGGTCAACCGCAACCAGGGGGCGGGGACCCGCATCCTGATCGACCGCCTGCTCGATGGCGCCCGACCCGACGGATACTTCAACCAGCCGCGCTCGCATAATGCGGTGGCCGCAGCGGTAGCCCAGGGGCGGGCCGACTGGGGGGTCACCATCGCGCCCGTCGCCCGCATCGCTGGCCTCGGCTTTCTGCCGCTGACCGAAGAGCATTACGATTTTGCGCTGGTCGCCGCGCGCCGCGACCGGCCCGCCGTGCAGGCATTTCTCGCTTCGCTGCGGTCCGACGAAAGCCGCGCCGCGCTCCGCCATGCCGGGTTTGAACCGGCATGAACAGCGCCCTCATTCCGCCGTCAGCCGTCCTCGTCGCGGGCGATCTGCTCGGCGATGGCGAGGTCGGCTTCGGTATTGGCGTTGAAGAACGGGTCGAACGGCGTTGCCGGCCACGCCACCAGGGCGAGGCGATGGCGCGCGGTGAAGCGATGCACCGCGCGGATGTTCTCCTGCGTCAGGGCATGGCGCAGCGCTTCGCGCAGCTTGACCGGCCACAGCGCAATGGTGTGGTGGGTCTCATCGCCGGATGCGGCGACCGCGATCTCGGCGCTTTCGGCGCTGCGGGCGGCGACAAGGCGGGAGACCAGGTCGCGCGGCAGGAACGGGCAATCGCCGGCGGCGCTCACCATGAGCTCGGCTTTCGGATAGCGGCTCGCGACGAAATCGAGGCCGGCGAGAATTCCGGCGAGAGGACCGGCAAAACCTTCGATCGAGTCCGCCACCACCGGCAGGTGGGTAGCCGCGAAGCGGCGCGGATCGCCGTTGGCATTGAGCACCAGGTGGTCGCATTGCGGCGCCAGCCGGTCGATGACGCGCGCGAGGAGGGTCTTGCCGCCGATCATGCGCATGGGCTTGTCGCCGCCGCCCATGCGGCGGGCGAGGCCGCCGGCGAGAATGAGGCCGATGACGGGGTGCGCGATCATGCCCCTGAGATAGCCGAGGCGCCGTCTTTTGCAAGCCTGATGGCGTTCGGCACGTTCGGGCTGGCGTGCGGCCTCTCCATGTCGGGGCGATGTCAACGCGTGACGAGCGGAGCCGCCTCATGAAGATCATCGGCCTCGCCGGCTGGAGTGGCGCCGGCAAGACCACACTGCTGCAGCGATTGATCCCGCAGCTTGCGGCGCAGGGATTGCGGGTATCGACCGTCAAGCATGCCCACCACAATTTCGATGTCGACGTGCCCGGCAAGGATTCCTGGCTGCACCGAAAGGCCGGCGCCTTCGAGGTGCTGGTCGCATCCAGCCGGCGCTGGGCCCTGATGCATGAATTGCGCAGCGATGCCGAGCCACCGCTCGACGAACTGCTCCGCAAGCTCTCGCCGGCTGATCTCGTCATCGTCGAGGGCTTCAAGGCCGGCAGCCATCCCAAAATCGAGGTGTACCGGCAGGCCAACGGCAAGCCGCTGCTCTATCCTGGCGATCCGGCGATCGTCGGCATCGCCAGCGATATCGAACTCGAGACGCGGTTGCCGCTGGCGTCGCTCGACGATGCGGCGGCGGTGGCGAAACTGGCGCTGGCGGCGGCACGGCCGATTGCCGACGTGCTTGCGGCCGCAGCGCGTGGAGAGAAATGATGGCTCAGCTATCCGACGACTGCTTCGCCTTCGGCGGGCCGATGCTCTCGGTGGACGAGGCCGTCAAGCTGATCTCCACGCGCATGACGGCAGTATCCGAAACCGAAGGCGTTGCCCTTGCCGAGGCCGACGGGCGTATCCTCGCCAGCGATGTCGTTGCGCCGCTGCCGGTGCCGCCCTTCACCAACTCGGCCGTCGATGGTTTCGCCGTGGCGAGCGGCGATCTGCCCGCAGGAGAAGCCGGGCGATTCCAGGTGGAGGGGCGGCTCGCCGCGGGCGGGCGGGCCGCAACGCCGCACTCGGGCCACGCTCTGCGGATATTCACCGGCGCCCCGATGCCGCCGGGCCTCGACACCGTCTTCATGCAGGAGGACGTCCAGCTTCAGGGCGATGGCAGTGTGCTGTTGCCGCCGGGCCTCAAAGCTGGAGCGAATGTCCGTCCTGCGGGCGAGGACATCGCCGCAGGCAGTGTCGCCCTTGCCGCGGGAACGCGGTTGCGGCCGCAGGAACTGGCCGTGGCTGCGGCACTCGGTTTCACCGAAGTCGATGTGCGGCGGCGCATCCGTGTCGCTGTGCTTTCGACCGGTGACGAGGTGGTCGAGCCGGGTGCGCCGCGGGGCCCGTCGCAGCTCTACGATTCCAACCGCGTGATGCTCGCCACCATGCTGCGCCGCCAGGGCTGCGCAGTGAGCGATTTCGGTATCGTGCCGGATGATGCCGAGCGTGTCGCGGCCGTGCTTGCCGAGGCCGCGAAGGGCAATGACCTGATCGTCACATCGGGAGGCGTCTCGACCGGCGAGGAGGATCACGTCAAGGCTGCAGTGGAAAGCGCTGGCCGGCTGGTGTTGTGGCGTATGGCGATCAAGCCGGGACGGCCGGTCGCCATGGGCGTCATCGAAGGCGCCGCGCTGATCGGCCTGCCGGGTAATCCGGTGGCGAGTTTCGTCACCTTCGTCCACGTGGTCCAGCCGGCGATCGCCGCGCTGGCCGGCGCCCGCTGGCAGCGTCCGCTTCCGCTGCCGGTGCGCGCCGCCTTCAGCTATCGTAAGAAGCCGGGCCGGCGCGAATATGTCCGGGCCCATCTAAGGATCGCTGCCGATGGAAGCGTCGAAGCGATCAAGTTTCCGCGTGAAGGCGCCGGGCTGCTCTCGTCCCTGACGCACACCGATGGTCTCGTCGAACTGCCCGAGGACATCAGCCAGGTCGCCCCCGGCGATCGCGTCGGTTTTCTGTGGTTCGCCCAGCTGATCTAGTGTCCTGTCTCCGAATGACCGCTCCATTTGCCTCATGCTCGCACGGTCATTCGAAGACATAAGGACACTAGCAAAATCAAAGTGCTAGTGTGGCTTATGTCTCGCAATTGCCTACGAGAGGCTTGCCGCGAAGGCGGTAGGCAATTGCGAGACGCCACACTAGCGAAAGCCGGAATCAGACCTGCGCAGCGGATCTGAAAGCGTTGTCAGCAACATGCCGCATCGCCCGCGCACCGTCGCGGCGGCCGGCGCGGCCCGAGCGCCGAAAAAGCCGGCAGCTTTCATGGGCATCGCGCGTTAATTCTAATCTTAAAGTAATTTGAGGGCTGGGGTAGAATATGGTCCGTGATGTTCCGCCCGCGCCAACCCAAGGGTCGAGAATGAGGCCGTTGACACTGCTGCATGACGATCATCTTGCATCGCAGCCGCACGCCGCGCCGCCAACCGTCATCGAGATCAGGGGCGTCTCGCAAAGCTTCGAGACCGCCGGGCGCAAGAGCCATCTGGCGCTTTCCGACATCTCGCTGTCGATTGACGATGGCGCCTTCGTCTCGATCCTCGGACCGTCCGGCTGCGGCAAGTCGACCTTGCTCTACATCGTCGGCGGCTTCGTCAGACCGACGGCCGGCAAGGTCAGCATGCGCGACAAGCCAGTCACCGGGCCTGGTCCCGATCGCGGCCCGGTGTTCCAGGAATTCGCGCTGTTTCCCTGGAAGACGGTGCTGGGCAATGTCACCTACGGGCTGCGCCAGCAGGGCGTGGCTCGCACCGCGGCCGAGGCGCGCGCTCGGCAGTTGCTCGAGATGGTCGGGCTGAAGGGCTTCGAGGGCTTCTATCCCAAGGAACTGTCCGGCGGCATGAAGCAGCGCGTCGCCATTGCCCGAACGCTCGCCTATAATCCGGCGGTGCTGCTGATGGACGAGCCGTTCGGCGCGCTCGACGCCCACACCCGGACCCGGTTGCAGAACGATCTGCTTGATATCTGGGAACGCGACCGCAAGACCGTGCTGTTCGTTACCCACGCGGTGGACGAGGCGGTGTTTCTCTCCGACAAGGTCGTGGTGATGACGCGCTCGCCGGGCCGCATCAAGGCGGTGATCGATATCGATCTGCCGCGGCCACGCCGACGCGCCGACCTCCTGCTCGATCCGCATTACCAGAAATACGTCGTCGACATCGAGAAGCTGATCGAGGACGCTCCCGACATCGAGCACCGCGCATGAGCGCGGGGGCGGCGTCGCGGCGCTGGCTCGTGCGTTTCGCGCCGGTGCTGGCCTGCCTCGGTCTGCTGGCGGTCTGGCAACTCGCGTCGCTGCTGCTGACCACGGAGAGCGTGCCGTCGGCGCTGGAGGCTCTGCGCGCCGTGCCGCAGATCCTCACCGACCGCGAATCCCTCGTCAACATTCTCGATTCCATCCGGCGCATGATCATCGGCCTCTCGGCCGCCGTGGTGGTCGCGATCCCGCTCGGGCTGCTCATGGGCCGGGTCAAGACGGTGGCCGCGCTCGCCAATCCGCTGCTGATGGTGATTTACCCGGTGCCCAAGGCCGCGTTGATGCCGATCATCATGCTCTGGCTCGGCGTCGGCGATCTCTCGAAGACCCTCGTCATCTTTCTCGCGGTGACGCTGCCGATCATCTATCACTCGTTCCAGGGCGCCCGCGCCGTGGAGGAAAAGATGCTGTGGTCGGGCGCGGCGATGGGAATGTCGGCGCCGCAACGCATGCTGCGGATCGTGTTGCCGGCGGCCTTGCCGGAAATCCTCGCGGGCTGTCGCACCGGTCTCGTGCTGGCGCTGATCACCATGGTCACCAGCGAGATGATCGCAAGGAAGTCCGGCGCCGGCAACATCCTGTTCAACGCGCTCGACATGGGGCAGTACGACACCGTCTTCGCCATGATCATCATCATCGGCGCGCTGGGCATCGTGCTCGACGGCGCGTTCGACCGCTTGCGCCGTGCGTTGGTCTCCTGGTCGGAATCGGCGCAGGACATTCCGCTGAGTTTCTCATGATCGCACGCTTGTTCTCTCGCGAACTGTTGCTTGGGCTGCTGCCGATCCTGGGGCTGGGATTGCTCTGGCAGGCGCTGGTGTCGTTCGGGGCCGCGCCGATCGCGCTGCTGCCGCCGCCGGCTCTCGTCTTCGCGCGGCTCGGCCATCAACTCGCCACCGGCGAGTTTCTCGACCAGGCCGGCGCGACGCTGCTGCGGCTGTTCGTCGGCTTTGCCGTCGCCGTGGTCCTCGGCGTCGGCATCGGGCTCATGGCCGCGGTCAATCCCACCGTCGGCGCCGTC encodes the following:
- a CDS encoding ABC transporter permease, with translation MPGALDAWHLIVSGDATLFAIVRLSLLVSLSAVMLAAMVGLPFGAFLALVRFPGRDVVVVALNAFMGLPPVVVGLALYLLLSRSGPLGHFGLLFTPTAMIFAQAALILPIIAALTRQTVEDMWSEYRDELTAMDVGPLDRVTTLLWDARISLVTALLAGFGRAAAEVGAVMIVGGNIDGFTRTMTTAIALETSKGDLALAMGLGLILVVLVLAINAAAWGVRAVAERQAI
- a CDS encoding ATP-binding cassette domain-containing protein, with amino-acid sequence MRAPLSELPVVLEHVTLDAGPARLLDDVDLTIAPGPPTVIVGPNGAGKSSLLRVLMGLAAPTSGRITWGGREGSGFKRRALLFQRPVMLRRSAAGNIVYALRQSGASRREVPARLAVLLAQVGLTELGERPARRLSGGEQQRLALARAFARDPELLLLDEPTASLDPAATKAVEEIVRAASGAGIKVVMASHDLGQVRRLAGEVVFMLRGSVRARAATDAFFDRPPNAEAAAFLRGEIVI
- a CDS encoding substrate-binding domain-containing protein, which translates into the protein MSSRRSSAPIAALLALLVFGAGSIAPSCAEDRSIVVASTTSTQDSGLFGHILPLFKAKTGIEVKVIAQGTGQALDTARRGDADVVFVHARPLEEKFLADGFGVKRYDVMYNDFVLIGPKGDPAGVKGSKDIVSALTAIRDKGAPFVSRGDRSGTHTAELALWKQAGIDPSAGKGSWYRDIGQGMGAALNMASASNAYLLSDRGTWISFKNRGDLDVLVEGDKRLFNQYGVMLVNPGKFPNVKVKEGQAFVDWLISPEGQAAIAGYRIDGQQLFFPDADKNRS
- a CDS encoding molybdopterin-binding protein, with the protein product MTQLRPAFLTPIDDVLARLRAGCGPVVPVALPLDESFGCVAAAMAPLPCALPARAVAMIDGWALTAADLTGASAYTPVPLPSAPAFVAVGGSLPAGCDCVLEDSAVERVGPVFQALGEAIPGQGVRRAGEDAPAGQTLIQQGRAVTLVDLFVARQAGLADLSVRRPRLALIDVPASDGSTATADLLVALARAAGAQVLRSRAGGRDVAAVMAALAAVEADVVLTVGGTGAGPGDATVAALAAAGALPVHGMALQPGRSAAAALHGRVPVVACPGAGAAALAAWWTLAEPILDWLAGRGHRRRVVRPLVRKIASQIGLTEVVLLRDTSEGWLPLAVGDLPVAALAAADAWVAVAPGSEGHAAGEALAASPLRAG
- a CDS encoding molybdopterin biosynthesis protein — encoded protein: MTMADQSTKAVPERAKGDQTQFLDVLSREEAMARFASALFPRPLPAVECDLAAALGLVLAHDVVAPIDVPPFDRANVDGFAVRAADTAAASETAPVHLDLTGEVIACGVAPRRTIGRGEASVIATGGPLPRGADAVVMVEHTQPAGVRIALRRPALPGQFVSYAGSDIARREVLLRAGTLIGSREIGMLAACGLARVLVIRKPKVAVISTGDELVQPGAELQPAAIYDSNGAIVTAAVAENGGEPVFLGAFPDQEDKLAEVLAGAVETYDMVILSGGTSKGEGDVSHRIIARLGPPGIVAHGIALKPGKPLCLAVCSGKPVVVLPGFPTSAMFTFHDMIVPVLRRLAGLPPRAETKVMATLPLRVSSELGRTEFVMVSLVAGVDGLIAYPTGKGSGAITSFAQADGFLRVDALADHLPAGSSIEVTLFTPHARVPDLVIIGSHCTGLDLVTSPLARAGLNVRSIAVGSLGGLAAARRGECDFAPIHLFDAASETYNTPYLSEGLELVPGWRRMQGFVFRIDDDRFKGLSAADAVQAALADGACLMVNRNQGAGTRILIDRLLDGARPDGYFNQPRSHNAVAAAVAQGRADWGVTIAPVARIAGLGFLPLTEEHYDFALVAARRDRPAVQAFLASLRSDESRAALRHAGFEPA
- the mobA gene encoding molybdenum cofactor guanylyltransferase MobA — protein: MIAHPVIGLILAGGLARRMGGGDKPMRMIGGKTLLARVIDRLAPQCDHLVLNANGDPRRFAATHLPVVADSIEGFAGPLAGILAGLDFVASRYPKAELMVSAAGDCPFLPRDLVSRLVAARSAESAEIAVAASGDETHHTIALWPVKLREALRHALTQENIRAVHRFTARHRLALVAWPATPFDPFFNANTEADLAIAEQIARDEDG
- the mobB gene encoding molybdopterin-guanine dinucleotide biosynthesis protein B; translated protein: MKIIGLAGWSGAGKTTLLQRLIPQLAAQGLRVSTVKHAHHNFDVDVPGKDSWLHRKAGAFEVLVASSRRWALMHELRSDAEPPLDELLRKLSPADLVIVEGFKAGSHPKIEVYRQANGKPLLYPGDPAIVGIASDIELETRLPLASLDDAAAVAKLALAAARPIADVLAAAARGEK
- the glp gene encoding gephyrin-like molybdotransferase Glp translates to MAQLSDDCFAFGGPMLSVDEAVKLISTRMTAVSETEGVALAEADGRILASDVVAPLPVPPFTNSAVDGFAVASGDLPAGEAGRFQVEGRLAAGGRAATPHSGHALRIFTGAPMPPGLDTVFMQEDVQLQGDGSVLLPPGLKAGANVRPAGEDIAAGSVALAAGTRLRPQELAVAAALGFTEVDVRRRIRVAVLSTGDEVVEPGAPRGPSQLYDSNRVMLATMLRRQGCAVSDFGIVPDDAERVAAVLAEAAKGNDLIVTSGGVSTGEEDHVKAAVESAGRLVLWRMAIKPGRPVAMGVIEGAALIGLPGNPVASFVTFVHVVQPAIAALAGARWQRPLPLPVRAAFSYRKKPGRREYVRAHLRIAADGSVEAIKFPREGAGLLSSLTHTDGLVELPEDISQVAPGDRVGFLWFAQLI
- a CDS encoding ABC transporter ATP-binding protein; this translates as MRPLTLLHDDHLASQPHAAPPTVIEIRGVSQSFETAGRKSHLALSDISLSIDDGAFVSILGPSGCGKSTLLYIVGGFVRPTAGKVSMRDKPVTGPGPDRGPVFQEFALFPWKTVLGNVTYGLRQQGVARTAAEARARQLLEMVGLKGFEGFYPKELSGGMKQRVAIARTLAYNPAVLLMDEPFGALDAHTRTRLQNDLLDIWERDRKTVLFVTHAVDEAVFLSDKVVVMTRSPGRIKAVIDIDLPRPRRRADLLLDPHYQKYVVDIEKLIEDAPDIEHRA
- a CDS encoding ABC transporter permease; the encoded protein is MSAGAASRRWLVRFAPVLACLGLLAVWQLASLLLTTESVPSALEALRAVPQILTDRESLVNILDSIRRMIIGLSAAVVVAIPLGLLMGRVKTVAALANPLLMVIYPVPKAALMPIIMLWLGVGDLSKTLVIFLAVTLPIIYHSFQGARAVEEKMLWSGAAMGMSAPQRMLRIVLPAALPEILAGCRTGLVLALITMVTSEMIARKSGAGNILFNALDMGQYDTVFAMIIIIGALGIVLDGAFDRLRRALVSWSESAQDIPLSFS